The genomic segment TTCAGGCCTACTCCTCTGCCGTGCATTGGGAACAGGCTTACTCGTTTCTCCTCTACTCCAAGATGACCACCGTTTCACCATTACTTGGCAATACGGCGGACCGATGGGCCGAGTGATCATAGATGTCGGTGCTGAGTCTGATATTCGCGGGCTCATCAACGATGTAAACTTAGCACAGCACACTCCCAGTGTGGCCCAAGCCTATGGAGAACAAGGACAAATTTCTGTCGTTCGTTCGACTCCAAACTTTATCGTTAGCTCATCAGTAACAGATGCGCAACTCCTTGAACTCAGTGATGATCTGGGCTTCTTTTTCTCCACTTCTGAACAAGTAGAAACTGAACTCGTTGTTGCGACAAGTTTCCGCCCGGATCCTGAAAACCCAGTTAGCCTCTGCCAAGGTTTTTTACTACAAGCTCTCCCTGGCTGTGACCTCGAAAAACTTGACCGTGCCCGCCAACGCATGAAGAGCGAAGAGTTTCGAACACTTCTCGATCAAGCTCCTGAAGTTGATAACTATGTCGAGAAACTCATTCAAATGCTTTTTGATGAGGATGAGAGTAACCATGAATACTCTCTTCACGCCTGCCCTGACCCTAAGTTCAGCTGCAGTTGCTCTAAAGAAAAAACTTTATCGGCGGTAAATGCCCTCACAATTGACGATCTCCAAGATTATCTCGATAAAAATGAGGACATCAAAGTCGACTGTCACTTCTGTTCCACAAGGTACATATTCGGCAAAGAAGAAATAGAAGAAGTTTTGCGCTTTAAGCAAAAGTAATCTTACAGGGCTGTTATTCAGCCCTTTTTTGGCACTCTTCACTTCTACCATTGTACTAAAACGACATTATTTTGTACTAACTAAGCTCAAAAATGGATTATTTCTTTTTCCCCTGTTTAATTTTTCCAATTCCTCAACGTAGTAGATATAACTCTCAACGAAATTCTGAAGGCTTTGGATTATGATTAAACACTTTTATCGACTCGCTCTTTTTGCCCTAGCACCTAGCATGGCTTTTTCCCAAGAAACTAAAATGCAGGAATTCACTGGCAAAATAGCCGACTCACAATTTTCGAAAAGTGGCAAGATAGCCACACATCCACTCGTAGAATTCATGACTTCATTTGGTATCGGAGCAAAAGGGGAGCTATACATCGTCGAATCTCCTCGCCAAAAACATGGACAAATATTGGATATCCGCGGTGCTCGACAATTCACCCAACAGGATTTCAAAAATCAATCAGTCGATGAACGTGTACAAATGATGGAGTCTGATCCTAAAACAGGGAAAAGTTACTTTACTCGAAATAGTGAGCGGATCGCCAAATTAATCGATACAAATGGTGATGGGGTCTACGACAAACGCACGGAGTTTGCCGATGGCATGATGGGCAACACCGCAGATGGCGTTGCTTTCAGTGCGATTGAACACGATGGCTCGGTATACCTCACCTGCATTCCCAACCTTTGGAAATTCACTGATACCACTGGCGACGGCATAGCAGATAAATCAGAAATTCTACTCACAGGTTTCGGTGTCAAACTGAGTATGTTTGGCCACGATATGCACGGAATTATCATGGGTCCAGATGGCAGGCTCTATTGGTCCATCGGTGACCGTGGCTACAATGTTACAAGTAAAGAGGGGAAAAATTTTAGCGAACCAAGCCGCGGCGCTATTTTTCGCTGCGAACTCGATGGTAGTAATTTTGAAGTTTTTCATCATGGTTTACGGAATCCTCAAGAAATAGCTTTTGATAAGCATGGAAATATTTTC from the Lentisphaera araneosa HTCC2155 genome contains:
- a CDS encoding Hsp33 family molecular chaperone HslO, giving the protein MKDFLYRGIIEGLNARFSAVHATSAVQDGLIRHNCDPVSGLLLCRALGTGLLVSPLLQDDHRFTITWQYGGPMGRVIIDVGAESDIRGLINDVNLAQHTPSVAQAYGEQGQISVVRSTPNFIVSSSVTDAQLLELSDDLGFFFSTSEQVETELVVATSFRPDPENPVSLCQGFLLQALPGCDLEKLDRARQRMKSEEFRTLLDQAPEVDNYVEKLIQMLFDEDESNHEYSLHACPDPKFSCSCSKEKTLSAVNALTIDDLQDYLDKNEDIKVDCHFCSTRYIFGKEEIEEVLRFKQK